The bacterium nucleotide sequence TCACCGATTCATTTTCGAAATAGAGCAGGGCGAAATCCTTTGCCGGTGTTCTCATCATATAGGCCCAACCATCCAGGCCGGCGGAGGGACTAGCGAGCGCTTTATCAGGTTCGACCCTGTTGCGCGCCGGCTCGAGCTGCTGGAATTTTTTTCCCTCCGATAATATAAACGTATTCAGATGTTTCATATAGCTTGCCGATTCGTACTTGAAGGCGGTCCAACTATGAGGCCTTGCTCCTTCAGGTTCGCCGGTTGTGGTCAAGTCATACGCCGCAGTGCCATGCACATGTCCACACAAGCCGCCCGACAGAACCGATCCGTACATTTGCGCACGGGCAAAATAATTATCGCGCGCCGAGTTGGCAGGAGGTCGCTCCCCGTTCGGTTTATTGATCTCATGGTCCCAGCCGGTATAATAGGGTTCAAAATTGATGGCCGGCAAGGGCGGCTTCAGGTAAAAGATGGTTTCGAGTGAATCCGCCACACGGTGGTCGCGCGGCTTGTTTCCTACACTGTGCAACGTAAGCCACGGACAATCCTGGTGGTGGCCGAAAACGGTAAAAGTAGAACTGCTGATCAAAGCAGTAACCGGTTGGCCAAAAGGGGGGGGACCATATTTTTTCAGATGGTAAACAAGCGCCTCATTGAATTCTTTTGCGCTTAGACTGAAATCCTTTGGAATCCAATCCAGGTGAATGCCGCTGAATACGATATTGAATGCGCCATAGCGGGAAATCAGATACTGGAAAAAGCGGGAAAAGCTTTCGTTGAAATCGAAATAGGCTTTCCAGGAGGGGCCGACATCTCTTCTTACCGTTTCGAGCAGGGCGGTGAAGCCGTTGGCTGATAAAAACTCCATTTTCCTGTCGAGACTTTTAAAGTATTCGGGGTTGATCCGGTCGAAATTGGCAACGCCTTGATGCTCCCGGGACATTTCAAAGGGAAGGTTTCCACATTCATCCCTCATATTCTTCGCGGTAAATGAGCCCCAATAGCTCGATCCACCGGAAGCATCCTCTCCTTTT carries:
- a CDS encoding DUF5060 domain-containing protein; protein product: MKFFCLTGFHRFSFLLLLFYPLCADARNHTRIHVWEMHEITLTAEKDYSNYYQDVTCWVELTGPGFSKRVYGFWNGGNSFLVRVAAENPGTWNWISHSNQPDDNGLNGKTGSFEAVAWSDQQKEENPNRRGFLRASANGHAWVYADGTPYFMVGDTWLAGSTWRLPFRNAQTSPGYIPGPGMGFEDAVMYRKQQGFNSVSMISCFPNWDSDIYPSTYADSNGIYLRNAWEKFGYDVKGAKGEDASGGSSYWGSFTAKNMRDECGNLPFEMSREHQGVANFDRINPEYFKSLDRKMEFLSANGFTALLETVRRDVGPSWKAYFDFNESFSRFFQYLISRYGAFNIVFSGIHLDWIPKDFSLSAKEFNEALVYHLKKYGPPPFGQPVTALISSSTFTVFGHHQDCPWLTLHSVGNKPRDHRVADSLETIFYLKPPLPAINFEPYYTGWDHEINKPNGERPPANSARDNYFARAQMYGSVLSGGLCGHVHGTAAYDLTTTGEPEGARPHSWTAFKYESASYMKHLNTFILSEGKKFQQLEPARNRVEPDKALASPSAGLDGWAYMMRTPAKDFALLYFENESVIPVLHDFIPGTKYLVHWFDTVNGQWIARTTVKADASGTIELHRFPGGKKISSCDWAVKITLK